The sequence TTGTTCATCTCTTGGTCCCATCAAAGAAAATTGGAGTTCTATTGTTCAATAGTTATTATCGagaaagtaattttttattgaaaaaaaattgaaatcaagaAGGTGACCttttaagataattattttggATTGCTTATATGAGAAATGAACCCATTTAACTATTTCTATgatacaagaaaataaataaaaattaattttgatggtctaaattaaattatgtcaaatatataaaaaaaaaaatttaatcttgtAGCCTTAAACATGGCACAAGCTGAAATTAAAGTattgttaaataaaaaattattctttataaaaaagattaaaaagaaaaacagatCATTCTTTTTACTGAGTATATaatatgcaatatataaaaaaaaaagtaaatcttGCACTATGCCATCagcttaaaaataattacacatAAGTCTTCTTTACATACTCAAATTAGTAACCTAGTTAACACGCGTTCTTCTTACTATAAAGGGAAGGTACATAGATGCATAGACTTTACAGTACTTCAATTTTAATAGGGTAAATAGGACTCTTAACATACGTTAAGTAGTAGAATTTTAAGGGTCGTTTGGTAGGCTGCATTAGAAGAAATAATTCATGGATTATGTAAGAAATTATTTTGTACCATGTTTAGTAGGAATTTGAgtctatgtataactaatccatggattagttatacctcCAACATGGTATTATaggatgtattactaataccttccatttggagATATTAGTAATACATAGGATATAATACCATGGGATAAACtatgtaaagacaaaaatatccctcaaatcattttaattattttgtgtattttcttgattttatgatttatatttgtactagtaagtttatttaaataaattagcttacaaattatGTCGAGAGAATTGTAGGTTACTAATAAATCCaatacaaatcaaaatttgaaatgtgAGTTGTATATTTGTATGTGAAGTTTGTGATCTAAATtgaatgtgtgtgtgtgtaaatatatatattagcttgattttctaattatttttattttaaaaaatttacatacATGTTAAAACTAAAACTTGCAATTTTATGTGTACATGTAGatggtttattcaattttaccATTGTTGACagtttttttgattttaaaagtaGATGTTTTATCTTTTCTTAATTGAAAAATTACCTTTTGTGAGTgatcaatttattaagatgacaattatttatcctcaaataattcaagtgaaaaaataacaaacaagATAACTAAATTGTTCTTCTCATAGCTAATTAGAaggttataaaaaataatattgtccgACAATTATCTACCTTGATCcaattacataataattcaagggtataattgaaaagaaactttttatagAGCTATTATCCAAACACAAGATGAGGTGGGAAAAAATAAACTATGCATcactaatccctgcattactagTCCATGcgttatgaattttttgtaccaaacgacccctacaTGTATATAAAGGCCGTTGAAGCAGAAGCTTTTACACACAAGTTGGAGCAAAGCTAGAAGCACTTGACGAAAGAATGGCTAATAAACCTGGCATTCTCACTAACTGTCCATGGGCATGTCTTGGCAACTTAAAGGTATACTCTTCCTACTATCATTTATGGTAAAAAGCTGCAGGGTCGAAGCTACGGGTACTAGTAACTTTGATTCAAACTCtctatatttattaagaaatccACTGAATATGCACATTTAACAAATATTAGAATCCATAATCTTAAGATGATGGGTGCAATATGATTACTCTGGCAAAAGTGTTCATGGTACACAGTAACAATTATCAGAATCCACATATACTCTTTTCTACTATCATTTATGGCAAAAAGATATCACTAGTTAGCTTAATGCAACTCTATAATAAACGTACCGCGTACATATTACAACGTCACTTCTgctaacatttttttatttttcaaaaatgatttgttGGGATGATGAAGTACTTGGTATTGGCACCATTTGCATGTCACAGCATATACACATTCTTCATGAGCAAAGATGAAAGTGAGAGGGACATGTTCTTCATACTCCTACTCCCATTAACTCTCTTCAGAATGGTTCACTACCAGACATGGATATCTTTATCCCGCTACAGGACTGCAAAGGGGAATAATCGAATTCTTGATAAAAGCATCGAATTTGATCAAGTTGACAGAGAAAGCAACTGGTATGTACcttcatttttcactttttgtAGACACAAGGGATCTAACAAAACGAAAGGACAATGCAAAATTAAATGATTGTTTTGTAGGGATGATGAGATCATACTTTTTGGGTTGGTATATTATATCGGATACCTGATTCTGGAACAAGCTCATCACATGCCTATGTGGAGGACCGATGGGATCGTTATAACAGCCTTGCTTCATATTGGTCCTGTAGAGTTCCTCTATTATTGGCTACACAAAGCTCTGCATCATCATTTTCTCTACTCTCGATACCATTCGCATCACCACTCCTCCATTGTTACTGAGCCAATCAGTGGTAATTTGTCTTCAAAATTGTTTTCCTTAATTAGATCTGATCAATCCTGGAGAAGATGCAAGTGACCATGTTAGTTCTTCTTTAACTAATTTGAAATTGATCTTCGGTAAGTAGTAGTTgtaattttgaagaagaaaaaatctaGGAAAATAACTCAGTTATATACTATTGTCAAGTCATACTGTAAGTCACATGACATAACTAACAGGGGACATATAGTGCAATTTTACCAATCAATTACCAACTTGTATGGTTtacaaagttatttttattttatttttggcaGCTGTAGTTCATCCATTTGTTGAGATACTAGCATATTATACACTCTTTGGCTTACCTGTAATCACAACATTATTCACCGGGACTGCTTCTATAGCTTCAATTGGTGCTTATGTCATCTATATTGATTTCATGAACCTCATGGGCCATTGCAACTTTGAGCTAATTCCTAAGTGGATGTTCTCTGTCTTTCCCCCTCTCAAGTACTTCATGTATACGCCCTCGTGAGTTAAAACTTCTTGCCCTGtattttaatgagtttaagATTTTTTCTCCGCGATGCTTTATTATTAAACTTTAGCTACTCAGGGAAATAAATAGAGACAATGGAAATTAATGTTTCTTTCAAATGTACTTTTCCTATAGTCAGTAATAACTGAAGCTCTGTATTTGTGATTATTTATTCTATTGCCACTAATATCAACGTTTTGATGGCACAGGTACCACTCACTACATCACACCCAATTCAGAACAAATTATTGCCTTTTCATGCCACTCTATGACTATATCTACGATACAGTGGACAAGTCATCGGACACATTGTATGAGAAGTCACTTGAGAGAGAAGCTGAAGTGCCAGATGTGGTGCACCTTACACATCTAACAACCCTAGAATCCATCTACCATCTTCGACTAGGATTTGCATCGCTGGCCTCAAAGCCTCACGCCTCTAAGTGGTATATGTTGTTAATGTGGCCCGTCACAATATGGTCAATAATGCTTACATGGATTTATGATTACACATTTGTTGTTGAGAGAAATTTgttcaagaatctcaaattACAAACTTGGGCTATTCCAAAGTATCGCGTACAAGTAATTAAGCTATCATTATTGAAGATTGGTGTTACATTTTGCAGGTCTTTTTTTAAAGGGATTAGTAATTTGACTTGATTTTTGATTTCGTTGCAGTACTTTATGCAATGGCAAAGAGAGAGTATTAACAATATGATCGAGAAAGCCATCGTTGAAGCAGATCAAAAAGGCATAAAAGTGTTGAGCCTTGGACTCTTAAATCAGGCAAGTCAAAATATATGTCTAAAAAGCCTTATAATACCCATCCTTATTTATCTATGAGAAAAATGCATAATCTATTCTTAACTAGTAATTATGTTGCAGGCTTATAGCAAAATGTTTCATAAGCAATCTCAACATATTGTTATTATGGCgagaaagattttttaaaaaattcacccCTCATCCTATATCAATGTTTGTAGGTTGAACCAATTAAAGAGGGTCAGTTCATATTTATGCTTTATTTCAAATGTAACTTTCCAGGAAGAGCAACTGAATAATAACGGAGAACTTTACCTAAGGAGGCATCCTCAGTTGAAAGTGAAGGTGGTAGATGGAAGTAGCCTAGCTGTGGCCGTGGTTCTCAATTCCATTCCTAAAGGAACTTCTCAAGTTGTCCTTCGAGGTCGTTTGTCCAAAGTTGCTAACTCCATTGCTCTTGTCTTGTGCAAAGGAGGAATTCAGGTATAATTGACTATTAATCTCCTTCCACTTTTGGTTTTCTATTCTCTCATTCATCATAATTTTCTATGTATAGGTTGTCACGTTAGACGAAGAAGATTACAAGAGACTTAAAGCAAAGCTTACCCCAGAGGCTGCAACTAATTTGGTCCTCTCAAAAAGTTATAATGTTTCAAAGGTATAAACCAGAAACAGATTGAAATATACTAATCTAAATCTAGACAAATTTGTTACATTTCCTTGGACCTGCCCCTCCCTCGTCGATCTCTGTTGAGGTTCGAACAACTTTGGATTTTGTGAAAgtcaaaatatagaaaagaatCTTCCCCAGCATGTCATGTATGTCTCCTTTCTATAAAAGAGACTCTTAATTGAAGTATTACATTGCAGACATGGCTAGTAGGGGATGGATTGAGCAAAGATGAGCAATTGAAAGCACCAAAAGGAACATTATTCATTCCTTATTCACAATTCCCACCGAGGAAAGTTCGCAAGGATTGTTTCTATTTCAACACACCAGCCATGATTGCTCCAAAACATGTTGAAAATGTAGACTCTTGTGAGGTTAGAAAAgattattcaatttttcttaatttctctaTACTAATTTGATCTTAAATGAGTGATTTTACATTATGAATCTAGAATTGGCTGCCAAGAAGAGTGTTGAGTGCCTGGAGAATAGCTGGAATTTTGCATGCATTGGAAGGTTGGAATGAGCATGAATGTGGTGACATGATACTTGATACTCAAAAAGTGTGGAAAGCTAGCCTCGAACATGGTTTTTGCCCATTAACCAAGACATTCGTTGCTTAATCGGGTTAAGACTACATATAGACTGCTCCATTTACTATTAGATCTTGGATCAGTGGTGACTTTAAAGCTTTGTGCGACAGATTTATTCTGTTGCTCAAAGGTATAGAAGTTCACTCAATAAAATATTTCCtacctataaaaaaaaatgctaaTCAAATAAGATTTGAATTTTAAGGCCTCTTATTAATATTTGGCTTAAGATCAACTGTCTGTGGTCAATTCTCTCCTCCCAAACCCAACTCCGTACAAACATAGTGGGAAATGGTTTACAATAACCGATTCGTAACCAAGTTATGAGAATTCAAAGAGAATTGATGAAAACTAAGTCATTATGAATGAAGGAAAAAAATCGCATATGAGGAaatcaaaatcagaaaattagaaacaaatCACAAAGAAAATTGAAGTGAAGCTTTACCAGAACGACAAAGCAATTGAGAACCGCCGGAGAAGAGCACATTTGAATTATATAATATCAGCAGCTGTTGCAACCcaccaaaataaaattactCCATTAATAAAAGGGtttcaaaagttatttttgcGTAAACTAGAGAAGACAGAGatgaaatcatcaaaatatccCAAGTTAAATTAAAGGactcaaaaatatttcaatattatcCGAAATTATTGttacaattaatatttaataatgtatatttaccgttaaattatttaataatatattttaaatgtatacaTTTATTCACATAGACACATTATTATGTATAAttctacaatattttttatgtcacACAAACACGTACATAccttttaaaatacactattaaatagtaaatGAAAGATAAAATGTCATTGTCAAAGTTTGATATCGTAATAATAATTTCGATTaatgtttaaatatattttagaccCTAATTTCTAAATTAAACTGAAAACGGGAAAGAAAAGACCCTAGTTCAGCTATAatcttaatttatataatatattagtagttaaaaatatatatgtaggtattttagtttcatttataaatgagattttataaatgaaaagaaaaaactcatttcctacatatttattagttaatgtgattaaaagaaaaaatattaataaaattctttattctttatattttatcaaCAGTACtgtgttttaaaagaaaaataatactaCAATTATTAGGTAAAAGGACGTAGTGACCAATTAAGTAATACTATAGATATCTGTAGTCCAAACCATAAGTGGAAGActctttttatatcaaattattattcTTTCTATTCAATAAtagttattaaataatatttgtctAATTTAGATAATtaagagataatttattttctgtatttattttatctttgctattaaatattatttattatctaatacattttttaatgcattaaatttaataaaatcgAAGGATAACATAGTAATATTAccccattatttattatttttaagaggTCTGTCAAGTCAATAGTGGACAACTATTGTTGGACATATGAAATAATTGAgtgcatttttatttaataagggTAAGTTTGTTCTTTTTCGTAAATTAAAGACCGtcaattgttttctttttttctttatttttctgcctaattctttttcaaaattatgtggAATGATTTGACTAAGCACgtaatttaacttatatatNGTGCttttgtgtcccttgcttgaccCTTCCCACAACTTTATTTTACTCTTTGTGAGGGGAAATGGTGTCACAATTTTCTTGAAGGATCGAATATGTTTCTGAGAAGATTTTTAGTTTTGAAAGttagaatttgaaaagtttgatcaaattcatcaagatgGGTATAAACGAGTCAGGaattgagttttgatatttttataagattcaaaaaaattaaatctactAATATGATTTTTTCGAATCTCAAAAATTTTAAGTGTAATTTAAAGTTTTCTTAAATCAATTTCTAGCTAAGTTAATGAATAGACTTATTGAATTTTCGTCAAACACTCAAAACCTATGATATCTATTTTATCTCTCAATCTCTCTTAACTTAAATTAACAATCATTCAATTGAACTCAAACGAACATTAAATTACAGTATCAATCTCCCTTCTTGTTCACATAGTAATTTTGTCCgataaaacatattattttatcgagtaaatttaaaataaatttaatatccCAAAATCCAAATAGGTATCAAATAAAGAGttttatcacataaaatcactcaactttcaaCTGACGTTTGACcatagattttcaaatattcttggcaaatattatttaggTGAAAATTTGGTGAAGTTTCATCATATATTtggttttggaaaatatatttcactttttttagaaaaaatatgatatgtaaattgtacccataaattttaaaaactatcaaaattgatcataagtatgtattacaagtcaattagATCTTGATTGCAACTATAGATGTTTTACTTACAAAGTCActtaactttgattttttttttatatgaaaactttatttaaaatcagattagaaaaaaaaatccatttaaactatttaaagtCATTTGACTGATTTTAATATGTACTGGATGAGAAACACCACTAAATAACGTATTTGATTAGTACGtaagtttatttaaattaaagattATAGTTTCTAGTaatcaatttttcaaaaggAAAGAACTGAGAATGTATTGCAAAATATATAAAGGAGGTTTTAATGGAACTTTTACGttcaataattataattactttGTCCCAGTTTACAAACACACTAACTAAGGCATTCATTTTATGACACATAAATTTCTTTTAGGGATTGCATCATTTAGATTGGTCCTCGTATgtaataactttaaaaaaacttatcttaattttaatgaattatttccctcaacaaaaaaaaaagaaaaaaaaagaagcaaggTGTTTGATCGGGcagttcaaagaaaaaaaaaacttttgaaatatataatttaaaacaatttcTTTTGTGTGTGTCTATgaatctttttattaaaaacaaaatagaaactctaaaactaaattctttttaattataaaaacttaCTAAGAAAATGCCACAGAAATTGATCCAAAAATAACAattgtatttgatttttttttggtccTTGCCTAATCTAATTTAACATCTTCAAGTTTAATAAATATAGGTGGCGACTCCCTTTTATTAGTGCACGCACAATTATTACTAGCATAAGCTATAAATCCTAGATGTCGTAATTGGTAAAGTCGTAATTCACTTTCTAAAAAGAAATAGAGGAGAAAATCATAAGATTAGAagcaaatttttattaataaggtGAGTGTTTAAATGTAACAGATCAATTGAGCTAATAAAACTTTTCGaattataactaattaattttaaattataggCTACAATTTATAACCTTCATAATAAGATATAAGGAAGAAAATATGAATTTCTTGAAATATCTGATTAGAAAGAAGATTTTTGTGGAGATAATAAATGGAATTGATGTGGTTTAGATCAAAAGAGACATATTAGGACGGAGTTATAGGCAATTTAAGATTAAGGGTGTGTCTGGTacggaggaaaatgttttcctacaaaaatgtttttctagaaaataagtagatttttgacttattttttcatgtttggttggtaattagagaaatatttttacgaaaataatttttggtgtttaatttatgaatgaaaaatgtttttaagagacatattttatttttactagagtaaaaaataatttttaaaaataaaattatttttttttggtggtggtggtggtggtggtggggtTGGGNNNNNNNNNNNNNNNNNNNNNNNNNNNNNNNNNNNNNNNNNNNNNNNNNNNNNNNNNNNNNNNNNNNNNNNNNNNNNNNNNNNNNNNNNNNNNNNNNNNNNNNNNNNNNNNNNNNNNNNNNNNNNNNNNNNNNNNNNNNNNNNNNNNNNNNNNNNNNNNNNNNNNNNNNNNNNNNNNNNNNNNNNNNNNNNNNNNNNNNNNNNNNNNNNNNNNNNNNNNNNNNNNNNNNNNNNNNNNNNNNNNNNNNNNNNNNNNNNNNNNNNNNNNNNNNNNNNNNNNNNNNNNNNNNNNNNNNNNNNNNNNNNNNNNNNNNNNNNNNNNNNNNNNNNNNNNNNNNNNNNNNNNNNNNNNNNNNNNNNNNNNNNNNNNNNNNNNNNNNNNNNNNNNNNNNNNNNNNNNNNNNNNNNNNNNNNNNNNNNNNNNNNNNNNNNNNNNNNNNNNNNNNNNNNNNNNNNNNNNNNNNNNNNNNNNNNNNNNNNNNNNNNNNNNNNNNNNNNNNNNNNNNCGAGGGGAGGGGGtaggagtttaaaaataaaaatttgaagttaaaaatattttaaaaagcaaaattatttttttggggagGGGATGGGGTTGAGGAGTCTGGCCGGTGGTGGGTGGGTGGGTAGGGCATTTgaggagagttttggaaaatgttttccttaattttttaagggaagtcattttctttaattttgaggaaaattagttgatttaaaaaatattttctaaaattttattccaaccaaatatgagaaaattgaaaaatatttggtaCTAAACACACTCTACATTGATTTTGTCACGTTTCATAAGTTCTTACACAAACAAATATAGGGATAAAAGATATATGTTGGCTATTAATAGTGTATAGCACTAGGTGTTGCATGTCAATACGTGGCCTTTTTCCTaacaaaaaaatgatcaaatttaCTGTT comes from Solanum pennellii chromosome 1, SPENNV200 and encodes:
- the LOC107008222 gene encoding very-long-chain aldehyde decarbonylase CER1-like → MANKPGILTNCPWACLGNLKYLVLAPFACHSIYTFFMSKDESERDMFFILLLPLTLFRMVHYQTWISLSRYRTAKGNNRILDKSIEFDQVDRESNWDDEIILFGLVYYIGYLILEQAHHMPMWRTDGIVITALLHIGPVEFLYYWLHKALHHHFLYSRYHSHHHSSIVTEPISAVVHPFVEILAYYTLFGLPVITTLFTGTASIASIGAYVIYIDFMNLMGHCNFELIPKWMFSVFPPLKYFMYTPSYHSLHHTQFRTNYCLFMPLYDYIYDTVDKSSDTLYEKSLEREAEVPDVVHLTHLTTLESIYHLRLGFASLASKPHASKWYMLLMWPVTIWSIMLTWIYDYTFVVERNLFKNLKLQTWAIPKYRVQYFMQWQRESINNMIEKAIVEADQKGIKVLSLGLLNQEEQLNNNGELYLRRHPQLKVKVVDGSSLAVAVVLNSIPKGTSQVVLRGRLSKVANSIALVLCKGGIQVVTLDEEDYKRLKAKLTPEAATNLVLSKSYNVSKTWLVGDGLSKDEQLKAPKGTLFIPYSQFPPRKVRKDCFYFNTPAMIAPKHVENVDSCENWLPRRVLSAWRIAGILHALEGWNEHECGDMILDTQKVWKASLEHGFCPLTKTFVA